Proteins encoded within one genomic window of Anaerolineae bacterium:
- a CDS encoding Stp1/IreP family PP2C-type Ser/Thr phosphatase codes for MKGKAASAIQIGFCTDPGRAREHNEDALGLPPRRPAGVLRRQGRLWVVADGMGGHRAGDVASQLAVETVQTVFYQAANNQPRQALAQVLETAVQAANQAVYQRAQLPEWQGMGTTLVAALIYQNRLMIAHVGDSRAYLLRHRRFQRLTEDDTWVAGQVKAGVLTPQEAAQHEQKGVLTRALGRRPAVDVSIGAYPWQPGDTFLLCTDGLTNCLSDQEIAAILAQAPPQQAAEQLVARSNQRGGPDNITALVGYRPKSGARRFWLTNLLDRSERAWPGLALMALGLGLLAVVILAAVVRFFFTNDLPYEPPQPVITSPPVPGLLFSGRLERVARQGEVWQLTARNTGGQYLVYCRPGGGKTFPESAPLLYNLVVVYGRRPAADPQHVEADFIEAEAFPYNGVNWYLWCDQFSPTGQEVLVQTSLSNQNAFYIRFNQAPETVLPQIPFSPPFFIRGQWQKADNTYLFLTNPEKILDENGQPY; via the coding sequence ATGAAAGGAAAGGCCGCTTCAGCCATCCAAATCGGCTTTTGCACCGACCCCGGCCGCGCCCGCGAACATAACGAAGACGCCCTGGGGCTGCCGCCGCGCCGGCCGGCCGGCGTTCTCCGCCGGCAAGGGAGGCTGTGGGTAGTGGCCGATGGCATGGGCGGCCACCGGGCCGGCGACGTGGCCAGCCAATTGGCCGTGGAAACAGTGCAAACCGTTTTTTACCAAGCCGCCAATAACCAACCGCGGCAGGCATTGGCCCAGGTCCTTGAGACCGCTGTCCAGGCCGCCAACCAGGCCGTGTATCAGCGCGCCCAACTGCCTGAATGGCAGGGCATGGGCACCACCCTGGTGGCCGCGCTGATTTATCAAAACCGGCTGATGATTGCCCACGTGGGCGACAGCCGGGCCTACCTGCTGCGCCACCGCCGTTTTCAGCGTTTGACCGAAGATGATACCTGGGTGGCCGGCCAGGTGAAGGCGGGCGTGCTGACCCCCCAGGAAGCCGCCCAACACGAACAAAAAGGGGTCTTGACCCGCGCCCTGGGCCGGCGGCCGGCGGTTGACGTTTCCATTGGCGCCTATCCCTGGCAACCCGGCGACACCTTTTTGCTCTGCACCGATGGGCTGACCAACTGCTTGAGCGACCAGGAGATTGCCGCCATCCTGGCCCAGGCCCCGCCGCAGCAGGCTGCCGAGCAATTGGTAGCCCGCAGCAATCAGCGCGGCGGCCCGGATAACATTACCGCGCTGGTGGGATACCGGCCCAAATCCGGGGCGCGCCGTTTTTGGTTGACAAATTTACTGGACCGCTCGGAGCGAGCCTGGCCCGGGCTGGCCTTGATGGCCCTGGGGCTGGGCCTGCTGGCGGTGGTCATCCTGGCGGCCGTGGTCCGCTTCTTTTTCACCAACGACCTGCCCTACGAACCGCCGCAGCCGGTCATAACCTCGCCGCCTGTGCCCGGTTTATTGTTTAGCGGCCGGCTGGAACGGGTCGCCCGGCAGGGCGAGGTGTGGCAATTAACGGCGCGCAACACCGGCGGGCAATATCTGGTTTACTGCCGGCCCGGCGGCGGCAAAACTTTTCCGGAATCTGCGCCCTTGTTGTACAACCTGGTGGTGGTATACGGCCGGCGGCCCGCCGCCGACCCCCAACACGTGGAAGCCGATTTCATCGAGGCCGAAGCCTTTCCGTACAATGGCGTCAACTGGTATCTGTGGTGCGACCAATTTTCGCCCACCGGGCAGGAGGTTTTGGTGCAGACCAGTTTATCCAACCAGAACGCTTTTTACATCCGTTTTAACCAGGCCCCGGAAACCGTTCTGCCGCAAATACCCTTTTCTCCCCCGTTTTTTATCCGGGGGCAGTGGCAGAAAGCCGATAACACCTACCTGTTTTTGACCAATCCCGAAAAGATTTTGGATGAAAATGGACAACCTTATTAG